AGTCGCATGCGTTGCACCGCGCGATAGGGCCTCAAGGCCAAGCGCGCCGGTGCCCGCAAACAGGTCCAACACGCGTGCGCCATGCGGTAGGCCATGGCCCATAAGCACGTTGAAAAGGCTCTCACGGACGCGGTCGGGTGTCGGGCGCAAATGCGCGCCTTCGTCGCCTTTGCCGACGCTCGCAAGTGTCAGGCCACGATGCTGGCCGCCAATGATTCTCATGACTTCAGAAGGGCTTTCATGTCGGTTTCAGGGTCTGCGATTACGCTCGGTGCTGGGGATTTCCCTGCTTCAATCAGACGCTTTCCAACCATGTAGTTTCGCGGGTCATTCATCGCATCCACGGCGATCAGCGTATCGTCACGGTAGTACCAATGCGAACGTGCATCGCCCGTCTCGCGGGTCACGACATCCGTGTATCCAAGGTTAAGCCCTGCGATTTGCAGTTTGGTGTCGTATTGGTCAGACCAGAACCAAGGTTTTGGGGTATACGTCTTTTCCGCACCAAGCATGTTCTGTGCCACGATTTCCGCTTGATCAATCGCATTGCCAACGCTCTCGAGGCGGATCTGTGAACCATTCCACTCCAACGTGGCACAGTCCCCTGCGGCCCAAATGTGCGGGTCAGATGTGCGCCCAAAGGCGTCTGTGACAATGCCGTTGTCACAGGTAACGCCTGCATTTTGAGCCAGCACTGTCGCTGGGTAAATACCCACACCAACAATCGCAAAATCAACCTCAATCTCGCTTCCATCGGACAATACCGCGCCAGTGACGCGATCCTCCCCCACAAGCCGCTCTAGGCCGACGCCTTCGCGAATGTCTACGCTATGTCCGCTGTGAAGTGTGCGAAAGAAATCGGATGTTTCGGGCGCGGCGACACGTTGCAAAATGCGGCCCGCCATTTCGACAAGGATCACCTGCAGGCCCATCTTGGCGGCAACCGCAGCGGCCTCAAGGCCGATATACCCACCACCGATGACCAGAAGACGGCGTCCAGCGGCAAATTCGGGCTTCAATGCATCTGCATCAGCAAGGTCGCGCACTGTGAAGACACCCTCCAGTTCGCCACCAATCGCGGCGGGCAATGTGCGCGGGTGTGAGCCTGTGGTAAACGCGAGGTGGTCGTATGACAGTACTTCGTCCCCCTCAAGCGTCACGGTTTTTGAAGCCGGATCAACCGAAACTGCACGCGTCCCCGTGCGCAGATTGATGTCATTGCCTTCGTACCATTCACGCGGACGTAAAAAGAGGCGTTCGCGCTCCATTTCACCCAGCAAGTAGGCTTTCGACAATGCGGGCCTTTGGTATGGCGGACCCGTTTCGGCACCCAGCAAAGTGATCTCGCCTTCAAAACCTTCGCTGCGTAGTTTTCCAACCAGAGAAGCCCCTGCTTGGCCTGCGCCGATCACAACAATATTGCTCATTGGACGTTTCCTGTCTGGTTGCTGCCAAAACGGACCCTATATTGCTGCTCAGGATGAACGCAATTGCCGAAAGGGGCACTTAATGACGATTTCAGTAGGCGACAAACTTCCAGACGTGATGCTTGTGAAGA
This Octadecabacter temperatus DNA region includes the following protein-coding sequences:
- a CDS encoding NAD(P)/FAD-dependent oxidoreductase, giving the protein MSNIVVIGAGQAGASLVGKLRSEGFEGEITLLGAETGPPYQRPALSKAYLLGEMERERLFLRPREWYEGNDINLRTGTRAVSVDPASKTVTLEGDEVLSYDHLAFTTGSHPRTLPAAIGGELEGVFTVRDLADADALKPEFAAGRRLLVIGGGYIGLEAAAVAAKMGLQVILVEMAGRILQRVAAPETSDFFRTLHSGHSVDIREGVGLERLVGEDRVTGAVLSDGSEIEVDFAIVGVGIYPATVLAQNAGVTCDNGIVTDAFGRTSDPHIWAAGDCATLEWNGSQIRLESVGNAIDQAEIVAQNMLGAEKTYTPKPWFWSDQYDTKLQIAGLNLGYTDVVTRETGDARSHWYYRDDTLIAVDAMNDPRNYMVGKRLIEAGKSPAPSVIADPETDMKALLKS